In the genome of Gloeotrichia echinulata CP02, one region contains:
- a CDS encoding glycosyltransferase family 2 protein, translated as MRSIKVAAIIVTWNKLHYICSLLEDISNLELQDINLDIYVVDNASNDGTQTYLEEYYYGQIHVLQTGRNLGGSGGFSYGLELVSKLEYDYLWLLDNDVRLAPLALITLINTLENHDEVGLVGSQIRKLQEPNKIQELGSYINYQKAHLKTNGANLFNISAAEILNSKPYINVDICAAASLLVRRTIVETIGVFENYFLHFDDVEWCLRAKQAGWIVAVNPDSIIWHYSPDFKCRPWINYYDERNLCYCWQKHRPDLLLKRVIVSVPRLVYYAITGRYFLAEISITGFQDFINGIQGEIPKAVNYTEYSLEAIIDEQAKILVQSTIYQDDVQSQILRKMEVATKVISWLPPEKLVGRVWLWLIAWFWKPIDIVILSYQHPEIYALNLAKRVYYFTGNGYLPVSINPFILMKAVIKTLSQMSQIYWQIRKLKIS; from the coding sequence ATGAGAAGTATAAAAGTAGCAGCTATTATTGTTACTTGGAATAAGCTACATTATATTTGCTCATTGCTGGAAGACATTAGCAACCTGGAATTACAGGATATAAATCTGGACATTTACGTTGTAGATAATGCTTCAAATGATGGTACTCAGACTTATTTAGAAGAATACTATTATGGTCAAATTCATGTTTTACAAACGGGTAGGAATCTCGGTGGTTCAGGAGGTTTTTCCTACGGTTTGGAGTTGGTGAGTAAGCTTGAATATGATTACCTATGGCTACTTGATAATGATGTGCGCCTAGCTCCATTAGCATTAATTACACTAATTAATACTTTAGAAAATCATGACGAAGTAGGCTTAGTAGGTTCTCAAATTCGCAAATTACAGGAACCTAATAAAATTCAAGAATTAGGCAGCTATATTAATTATCAAAAAGCCCACTTAAAAACAAATGGTGCTAACTTATTTAACATTTCAGCCGCAGAAATCCTGAATAGTAAACCCTACATTAATGTAGATATTTGTGCGGCTGCATCGCTACTAGTGCGCCGCACAATTGTGGAAACAATTGGAGTATTTGAAAATTACTTTCTCCACTTTGATGATGTGGAGTGGTGCTTGCGAGCCAAACAAGCTGGCTGGATTGTTGCTGTAAATCCAGATTCTATTATTTGGCATTATTCCCCGGATTTTAAATGCAGACCTTGGATTAATTATTACGATGAGCGTAATCTTTGTTATTGCTGGCAAAAACACCGACCAGACCTTTTATTAAAAAGAGTGATTGTGAGTGTACCACGACTAGTTTATTACGCGATTACAGGGCGTTACTTTCTTGCTGAAATTTCTATTACAGGGTTTCAAGACTTCATAAATGGTATTCAGGGAGAGATACCGAAAGCGGTGAATTACACCGAATATTCTTTAGAAGCAATCATTGATGAACAAGCTAAGATTTTAGTGCAATCTACCATCTATCAAGATGATGTACAAAGTCAAATTTTAAGGAAGATGGAGGTTGCTACAAAGGTTATTTCCTGGCTTCCACCTGAGAAATTAGTAGGGCGTGTTTGGCTGTGGCTAATCGCTTGGTTTTGGAAACCAATTGATATTGTCATCCTTAGTTATCAACATCCTGAAATTTACGCTCTCAATTTAGCAAAACGGGTTTACTATTTTACAGGTAATGGTTATTTACCAGTCTCAATTAATCCTTTTATTTTGATGAAAGCAGTTATCAAAACCCTCAGCCAAATGTCGCAGATATACTGGCAAATTCGCAAGTTAAAGATATCATAA
- a CDS encoding glycosyltransferase, whose protein sequence is MSDILLNPKLENLNTPTTIKLQNIIFPNLDICSVEELFFRLNSKAVMNYQQTLVELKQGGRIIFDTYFNAFSVQKWKDYTNVKSININLCLKGAFQINLINIDYLSEAPKLIDQKFINSQILTDITAFNDIDISSYKGLLYIEIEALKNNCLLTGGYFNINRINRPKADIKIAVVMCTYKREEYVEKNVNLLERYFLKNSTSIDKFELFLIDNGRTLEEFDNPKIHLIPNKNAGGSGGYTRGVLEVLKRKNDFSHIIFMDDDVIIYPEVFERIYNFQMVTNDKSLCTGGSMLKLDCQYIQHENGSVWADQVVRLKPDLDLRNIKNILFNEIEEHISYNGWWLFCFPINVIDDFSLPYPFFIRGDDIELPIRLHLKIITLNGICVWHESFENKCSPTPNYYSRKNEMILNSIYSDSFSKIDAIKYLLKFSMKEAFCYRYKSADLVLKAVYDFLQGPNYLKSVNPEEKNLEIKNIGEQPVKNHDLPFIYEKYQKSLGEAENMIHRLLRLMTLNGHLLPSLFFHQDSKLTDQGYKVIPMHGYRPLNVFRAKKALYYHINNQEGFVVNFSRVEFWKIFIKTIILSVKIFLNFSQVKQLYRKTLPELTNKTFWEQYLEINKYSKSE, encoded by the coding sequence ATGTCAGATATTTTACTAAATCCAAAGCTGGAAAATCTAAATACTCCAACTACGATTAAACTGCAAAATATTATTTTCCCAAATTTAGATATTTGTTCTGTAGAAGAGTTATTTTTTAGATTGAATTCTAAAGCTGTGATGAATTATCAGCAAACTCTTGTTGAACTCAAACAAGGGGGAAGAATCATATTTGATACTTATTTTAATGCTTTTTCAGTCCAAAAATGGAAAGATTACACTAATGTAAAAAGCATAAATATTAATCTATGTTTAAAGGGAGCTTTCCAGATTAACCTCATCAATATAGATTATTTATCTGAAGCGCCAAAATTAATTGATCAAAAATTTATTAATTCGCAAATTTTAACTGATATCACTGCATTTAATGATATAGACATAAGCTCTTACAAAGGCTTGTTATACATTGAAATTGAAGCCTTAAAAAATAACTGCTTATTGACAGGAGGTTATTTTAACATAAATAGAATTAATCGCCCAAAAGCAGACATAAAAATTGCAGTGGTCATGTGTACATATAAGCGAGAAGAGTATGTAGAAAAAAATGTGAATCTCTTAGAAAGATATTTTCTCAAAAATTCAACATCTATAGATAAATTTGAACTATTTTTAATTGATAATGGTAGAACATTAGAAGAATTTGATAATCCTAAAATACATTTAATACCTAATAAAAATGCTGGTGGTAGCGGAGGCTATACAAGAGGAGTTTTAGAAGTATTAAAAAGAAAAAATGATTTCTCACATATTATATTTATGGATGATGATGTCATCATCTATCCAGAAGTATTTGAAAGAATTTACAACTTCCAAATGGTAACTAATGACAAAAGCTTATGTACTGGCGGCAGTATGTTAAAGTTAGATTGTCAATATATCCAGCATGAAAATGGGTCTGTATGGGCTGATCAGGTTGTCAGATTAAAACCTGACCTTGACCTCAGAAACATTAAAAATATTTTATTTAATGAGATTGAAGAACACATTAGTTACAATGGCTGGTGGTTATTTTGTTTCCCCATTAATGTTATAGACGATTTTAGCCTACCTTATCCATTTTTTATCAGAGGAGATGATATAGAACTACCTATTAGGTTACACCTTAAAATTATTACTCTTAACGGTATATGTGTTTGGCATGAATCATTTGAAAATAAATGTTCTCCAACGCCAAATTATTACTCTAGAAAAAATGAGATGATTTTAAATAGCATTTATTCTGATAGTTTTAGCAAAATAGACGCTATCAAGTATCTGCTAAAATTTAGCATGAAAGAGGCATTCTGCTATAGATATAAAAGTGCGGATCTGGTCTTGAAGGCTGTCTATGATTTTCTCCAAGGTCCTAATTATTTAAAATCTGTAAATCCTGAAGAAAAGAACTTAGAAATTAAAAATATAGGAGAACAGCCAGTAAAAAATCATGATTTGCCTTTTATTTATGAGAAGTATCAAAAAAGTCTTGGTGAAGCAGAGAACATGATTCATCGCTTGCTGAGATTGATGACCTTAAATGGACATCTGCTACCTTCTTTATTCTTTCATCAAGATAGTAAACTCACTGACCAGGGATACAAAGTTATTCCTATGCACGGTTACAGACCCCTGAATGTTTTTCGAGCCAAAAAAGCTCTATATTATCATATAAATAATCAGGAAGGATTTGTTGTAAATTTTTCTAGAGTGGAATTCTGGAAAATTTTTATTAAGACGATCATCCTATCTGTAAAAATATTTCTGAATTTTTCTCAAGTTAAGCAACTCTATAGAAAAACCCTGCCTGAACTTACTAATAAGACATTTTGGGAGCAATATTTAGAGATTAATAAATACTCTAAATCAGAATAA
- a CDS encoding glycosyltransferase family 2 protein: MAQAIPTLLSGLVSIIICTSDRPIFLEKALTSLELISYHNFEVIVIDASSTTQTIEIVDRLSNKSKFKLKFHKIEQKNLSYSRNLGIKLATGSIVAFFDDDAIPPATWIEELLNIYALYGDKCAAVGGTVRDSTRPGEPLQFHRGISNVFSQTIAIRPADSGNYNQVNGVWFNSLMGTNSSFRKDLLEKIKGYDEFFDYFLDETDVCLRLIQAGYEVHHADVVVNHYPQPSHNRIDQKHLTCWHTLAKNTTYFAIKHGFNKVWFPVFIIRLTLLLIYRCLLRIIRLKFTHQLPNSILIQYIRQAFEGIHVGWEAGLNLHKVNLTPTNLSRDTC, translated from the coding sequence ATGGCGCAAGCAATACCTACTCTCTTATCTGGTCTAGTTTCTATCATAATTTGTACGAGTGATCGCCCTATTTTTCTCGAAAAAGCGCTGACATCACTCGAACTCATTAGCTACCATAATTTTGAAGTAATTGTTATTGATGCTTCATCAACAACACAGACAATTGAAATAGTCGATAGATTATCAAACAAGAGTAAGTTTAAACTCAAGTTTCACAAAATTGAGCAAAAAAATCTGAGTTACTCCCGCAATTTGGGAATTAAATTAGCCACAGGTTCCATTGTCGCTTTTTTTGATGATGATGCAATTCCACCAGCTACATGGATAGAAGAATTACTAAATATTTATGCATTGTATGGTGATAAATGTGCTGCGGTTGGAGGTACTGTTAGAGACTCAACTCGTCCAGGTGAACCCTTACAGTTTCATCGTGGTATTAGCAATGTTTTTAGTCAAACTATTGCAATTCGTCCGGCTGATTCTGGCAATTATAACCAAGTAAATGGCGTTTGGTTTAACAGTTTAATGGGCACTAATTCATCATTTCGGAAAGATTTACTAGAAAAAATCAAGGGCTATGATGAATTTTTCGATTACTTTCTTGATGAAACTGATGTTTGTTTACGCTTAATTCAGGCGGGGTATGAAGTTCACCATGCTGATGTGGTGGTAAATCATTATCCTCAACCTAGTCATAATCGTATCGACCAAAAACATCTCACATGCTGGCATACTTTAGCAAAAAATACAACTTATTTTGCGATTAAGCATGGATTTAATAAAGTTTGGTTTCCGGTTTTTATTATCCGCTTGACTTTACTTTTAATTTATCGCTGTCTGCTGAGAATTATCAGACTTAAATTCACACATCAATTGCCAAATTCAATTTTAATCCAGTACATTCGACAAGCTTTTGAGGGTATTCATGTTGGCTGGGAAGCGGGTTTAAATCTACATAAAGTTAATCTGACTCCAACAAATTTGAGTAGAGATACTTGTTGA